A DNA window from Hordeum vulgare subsp. vulgare chromosome 1H, MorexV3_pseudomolecules_assembly, whole genome shotgun sequence contains the following coding sequences:
- the LOC123399490 gene encoding histone-lysine N-methyltransferase, H3 lysine-9 specific SUVH4-like, translated as MEVPGVAGSPCRPRSARYAVKGYPNYADEPEFCGPATPCRPRRARHAQKECLDYAEPPDARAVHAPCRPRSARDADKGCPSYAGPPDVHASAAPSRPRSARYAEKGYPDYAEPDVFTDPMPCRPRSAPRTEKGCPDDAGSVRRLGHKRDEGGVPVKKPVLHYVRRKDRESAKATETAVDMLVPLLQGVEVESEAVARDGRKRRRTVTAPMATAMTTCKSLVQPKDNDEVAPVDGGGGKSSRLRVKETLRAFSSNYLHFVQEEQRREQAVRQKLKVSRALKRQANNQDHEGFEEVKRPSKRPDLKALTKMQATNAVLYPEKRIGHLPGVDVGDQFYSRAEMVVLGIHGHWMKGIDYMSSKHQDKPGYQDLIFPLATCIVISGAYEDDFDKADEIIYTGEGGNNLLGNGHQKTEQTLLRGNLALKNSKDNGNPIRVIRGHVEKDSYTGKVYTYDGLYKVVDCLSEKGVRGHLVFKFILKRLEGQPPLTTSRVLFNRGYVHMPISELPGLVCRDISSGQENIPIPATNLVDNPPVPPSGFVYSKSLRIPEYIKMPADSIGCNCKGDCSSSTDCLCADRNGSGLPYVSRQRKVSAKHVDSTHKNVGRLVEPKAVVFECGANCSCHCSCVNRTSQQGLQYRLEVFKTELKGWSVRTWDTILPGALICEYTGVLRRNAEVEGLLDNNYIFDIDCLQTIKGLDGRKQRSGSELHMASLQDENDSEASQAPEYCIDAGSIGNIARFINHSCQPNLFIQCVLSSHRDIKLAKIMLVAADTIPPLQASLCN; from the exons ATGGAGGTGCCGGGCGTTGCCGGCTCTCCGTGTCGCCCGAGGAGCGCGCGGTACGCGGTGAAGGGTTACCCCAACTACGCGGACGAGCCCGAGTTCTGCGGTCCCGCCACGCCGTGCCGTCCGCGGAGGGCGCGGCATGCCCAGAAGGAGTGCCTCGACTACGCCGAGCCGCCCGATGCCCGCGCCGTCCACGCGCCGTGCCGCCCACGGAGCGCACGGGACGCCGACAAGGGGTGCCCCAGCTACGCGGGGCCGCCCGACGTCCACGCCTCCGCCGCGCCGTCCCGTCCACGGAGCGCACGGTACGCCGAGAAGGGGTACCCCGACTACGCCGAGCCCGATGTCTTCACCGACCCCATGCCGTGCCGCCCACGGAGCGCACCGCGCACCGAGAAGGGGTGCCCGGACGACGCAGGGTCCGTCCGGCGCCTCGGGCACAAGAGGGACGAGGGAGGCGTCCCGGTAAAGAAGCCCGTGCTGCATTACGTAAGGAGGAAGGATAGGGAGTCTGCCAAGGCCACGGAGACGGCGGTGGACATGCTCGTTCCGTTGCTCCAGGGCGTCGAGGTGGAGTCAGAGGCGGTGGCGCGGGACGGGAGAAAGAGGCGCAGGACGGTCACCGCGCCCATGGCCACGGCGATGACGACATGCAAGAGTTTGGTGCAGCCCAAGGACAACGACGAGGTGGCGCCCGTGGATGGCGGTGGCGGCAAGAGCTCGAGATTGCGTGTGAAGGAAACGCTGCGGGCGTTCAGCAGTAACTACCTTCACTTTGTGCAG GAGGAACAACGAAGAGAGCAGGCTGTAAGGCAAAAGCTGAAGGTCTCCAGGGCTCTCAAGCGTCAG GCTAACAACCAAGATCACGAAGGTTTTGAAGAAGTCAAACGCCCATCAAAGCGCCCTGACCTGAAAGCATTAACAAAG ATGCAAGCGACCAATGCCGTACTTTATCCAGAGAAGAGGATAGGGCATCTTCCTG GGGTTGATGTTGGAGATCAGTTCTACTCACGTGCTGAGATGGTTGTGCTAGGCATACATGGCCattggatgaagggtatagattatATGAGCTCGAAACATCAAGATAAG CCAGGGTATCAAGATTTAATTTTCCCTCTTGCCACCTGCATTGTAATATCGGGGGCATATGAAGATGATTTTGACAAAGCTGACGAAATTATTTACACTGGCGAAGGAGGGAACAATTTGCTTGGCAACGGTCACCAGAAAACTGAACAAACATTGCTTCGGGGAAACTTGGCACTGAAG AATAGCAAGGATAATGGCAACCCTATACGGGTTATTCGTGGCCATGTAGAAAAGGACAGCTACACTGGAAAAGTGTACACCTATGATGGATTGTACAAG GTAGTGGATTGCTTGTCAGAGAAAGGAGTGCGCGGGCATTTGGTTTTCAAATTCATATTGAAGCGTCTTGAAGGTCAACCACCTTTGACAACTTCCAGG GTGCTGTTTAATCGTGGATATGTTCACATGCCAATTTCTGAATTACCTGG GTTGGTTTGTCGGGACATCTCTTCTGGGCAGGAGAACATTCCAATTCCTGCTACAAATTTAGTTGATAATCCTCCTGTTCCTCCATCTG GTTTTGTGTACTCTAAGTCACTGCGGATTCCAGAATATATCAAGATGCCAGCTGACAGTATTGGTTGTAATTGCAAAGGAGATTGTTCTAGCTCCACAGACTGCTTGTGTGCTGATCGCAATGGTTCTGGTCTACCATATGTGTCTAGACAAAGGAAAGTGAGTGCCAAGCATGTGGACTCCACACATAAGAATGTTGGAAG GTTAGTGGAACCCAAAGCAGTTGTGTTTGAGTGTGGTGCTAATTGTAGCTGCCACTGCAGCTGTGTAAATAGAACATCCCAGCAAGGATTGCAATACCGCCTAGAG GTGTTCAAGACTGAGTTAAAAGGTTGGAGTGTAAGAACGTGGGACACTATTCTTCCTGGGGCACTCATCTGTGAATACACTGGAGTACTGAGGAGGAACGCTGAAGTTGAAGGTTTGCTAGACAACAACTACATATTTGATATAGACTGTCTTCAGACCATTAAAGGCCTGGATGGGAGGAAG CAAAGGTCTGGCTCAGAACTGCATATGGCATCTCTTCAAGACGAGAATGACTCTGAGGCTTCTCAAGCCCCAGAGTATTGTATTGATGCTGGTTCCATTGGCAACATTGCGAGGTTCATAAATCATAGCTGCCAACCGAACCTTTTCATCCAGTGCGTATTGAGCTCACATAGAGATATCAAGCTAGCAAAAATCATGCTTGTTGCAGCTGATACCATACCACCTCTTCAGGCGAGTCTTTGTAACTAA